A single Deinococcus sp. Leaf326 DNA region contains:
- a CDS encoding ABC transporter permease — protein sequence MTTTAAAPAAPKSYSTLQIALRKLRRHKAAMISLAFIVVMVLVAVFAPLIAPHDPNTQDLAGVYGPPSASFPLGQDDLGRDLLSRLIYGSRVSLMVGFSVALASTLVGTLMGLLAGFFGGRTDSLISRFTEFMLCLPDLPLQLVISGIIASSDKAFIVNLRENLGPSASVFIIITIFVVFGWMGTARLVRGEVLRLRNLEYVDAARALGASNNRVMWRHLAPNLLGIVVVSATFAVGGAILGEAALSFLGFGIQPPVSTWGNMLSNAQEVVLQYPWLPFYPGLAILFTVLAFNFLGDGLRDAFDPRARH from the coding sequence ATGACGACCACCGCTGCGGCGCCCGCCGCGCCCAAAAGCTACTCGACCCTCCAGATCGCCCTGCGCAAGCTGCGGCGCCACAAGGCCGCCATGATCAGCCTCGCGTTCATCGTGGTGATGGTGCTGGTTGCCGTCTTCGCGCCCCTCATCGCGCCGCACGACCCCAATACCCAGGATCTCGCCGGGGTCTACGGCCCGCCGAGCGCCAGCTTTCCGCTGGGGCAAGACGACCTGGGCCGCGACCTGCTCTCGCGCCTGATCTACGGCAGCCGCGTGAGCCTGATGGTGGGCTTCTCGGTCGCCCTCGCCAGCACCCTGGTCGGCACCCTGATGGGCCTGCTGGCCGGCTTTTTCGGCGGACGCACCGACAGCCTCATCAGCCGCTTCACCGAGTTCATGCTGTGCCTGCCCGACCTGCCGCTCCAGCTCGTGATCTCGGGGATCATCGCCAGCAGCGACAAGGCCTTTATCGTCAACCTGCGCGAGAACCTGGGGCCGTCGGCCAGCGTATTCATCATCATCACCATCTTCGTGGTGTTCGGCTGGATGGGCACGGCGCGGCTCGTGCGCGGCGAGGTGCTGCGCCTGCGCAACCTGGAATACGTGGACGCCGCCCGCGCGCTGGGGGCCAGCAACAACCGCGTGATGTGGCGCCACCTCGCCCCCAACCTGCTGGGCATCGTGGTGGTCAGCGCAACCTTCGCCGTCGGCGGAGCCATTCTGGGCGAGGCCGCGCTGAGCTTCCTGGGCTTCGGCATCCAGCCCCCGGTGTCCACCTGGGGCAACATGCTCAGCAACGCGCAGGAAGTCGTGCTGCAGTACCCCTGGCTGCCCTTTTACCCGGGGCTGGCGATCCTGTTCACGGTGCTGGCGTTCAACTTCCTCGGGGACGGCCTGCGCGACGCCTTCGACCCGCGCGCCCGGCACTAG
- the ruvC gene encoding crossover junction endodeoxyribonuclease RuvC: protein MIVLGIDPGLANLGLGLVEGDIRKAKHLHHVCLTTQSAWVMPRRLAYLHEEVTRLLGEYQPDAVAIENQILRRQADVAFKVGQAFGVVQLACAQAGVPVHSYGPMQVKQAVVGTGRADKEQVIYMVKATLGVRELFNNHAADALALALTHLAHAPLQGRVLAGAAGRPRA from the coding sequence ATGATCGTACTCGGCATTGACCCCGGACTGGCGAATCTCGGCCTGGGCCTGGTCGAGGGAGACATTCGCAAGGCCAAACACCTGCACCACGTCTGCCTGACCACCCAGAGCGCCTGGGTCATGCCCCGGCGCCTGGCCTACCTGCACGAAGAAGTCACCCGGCTCCTGGGGGAATACCAACCCGACGCGGTGGCCATCGAGAACCAGATCCTGCGCCGGCAGGCCGACGTGGCCTTCAAGGTGGGGCAGGCCTTCGGAGTGGTGCAGCTCGCGTGCGCGCAGGCGGGCGTGCCGGTGCACAGCTACGGCCCCATGCAGGTCAAGCAGGCGGTGGTGGGCACGGGCCGCGCCGACAAGGAACAGGTGATCTACATGGTCAAGGCGACCCTGGGCGTGCGCGAACTGTTCAACAACCACGCCGCCGACGCCCTGGCGCTGGCCCTGACCCACCTCGCCCACGCTCCCCTGCAGGGCCGGGTGCTGGCAGGCGCCGCCGGACGCCCGCGCGCCTGA
- a CDS encoding PrsW family intramembrane metalloprotease — translation MLPSLLLSVLITLGWLWFFVRRDRHPEPPRLLARTFAWGAFAWLVAAAFEASLGGLLRSALPVAMVAVALLTAVIEESSKFLAASTVVDDAAFDEPMDGLVYAVTAALGFAFVENVTYALEYGLNAAAWHILLTTLAHALFSAPQGYALGGRHWRTGRWWAARGLLLSAALHFVFNGLLGGGAGWPVLLALAAVVALMMVLAGRYYLSYEAHAREKARG, via the coding sequence ATGCTGCCCTCCTTACTGCTGTCGGTCCTGATCACGCTGGGCTGGCTGTGGTTTTTCGTGCGGCGCGACCGCCACCCCGAACCGCCCCGGCTGCTGGCCCGGACCTTCGCCTGGGGGGCCTTCGCGTGGCTGGTCGCGGCCGCTTTCGAGGCGAGTCTGGGGGGCCTGCTGCGCAGCGCCCTGCCGGTGGCGATGGTGGCGGTCGCCCTGCTGACGGCCGTGATCGAGGAGAGCAGCAAGTTTCTGGCGGCCAGTACGGTCGTGGACGACGCGGCCTTCGACGAGCCGATGGACGGCCTGGTGTACGCCGTGACGGCCGCGCTGGGCTTCGCCTTCGTCGAGAACGTTACCTACGCACTCGAATACGGGCTGAACGCCGCCGCGTGGCACATCCTGCTGACCACGCTGGCCCACGCCCTGTTCAGTGCGCCGCAGGGCTACGCTCTGGGCGGGCGGCACTGGCGCACCGGCCGCTGGTGGGCGGCGCGCGGCCTGCTCCTGAGCGCCGCGCTGCACTTCGTGTTCAACGGGCTGTTAGGCGGTGGGGCAGGGTGGCCGGTCCTGCTGGCCCTGGCCGCGGTGGTCGCCCTGATGATGGTCCTGGCTGGGCGTTACTACCTGAGCTACGAGGCCCACGCCCGCGAGAAGGCGAGGGGATGA
- a CDS encoding V-type ATP synthase subunit D, producing the protein MAGQISPTRSALLASKASLKTASGGADLLKRKRDALIGEFFALVKDALAAREELASVSKGAYTSLFGAKAWDSPEAVESLSLAGTGDYAVQMQIENLYGVKVPKISIPERNQQANFSPINVGARTIQAATDFGGVLEAIVKVAATETKLRRIGEEIKKTSRRVNALEQVVIPGIQDDIRFIRGVLDQREREASFTLKKIKAKLEADNEKQNAQAGNHGSAAD; encoded by the coding sequence ATGGCAGGACAGATCAGCCCTACCCGCAGCGCGCTCCTCGCCAGCAAGGCCAGTCTCAAGACGGCCTCCGGCGGCGCCGACCTGCTCAAGCGCAAGCGCGACGCCCTGATCGGCGAGTTCTTCGCCCTGGTCAAAGACGCCCTCGCAGCCCGTGAGGAACTGGCCAGCGTCAGCAAGGGCGCCTACACCAGTCTCTTCGGCGCAAAAGCCTGGGACAGCCCTGAAGCCGTCGAGAGCCTCTCGTTGGCCGGGACCGGCGACTACGCGGTTCAGATGCAGATCGAGAACCTCTACGGCGTCAAGGTGCCCAAGATCAGCATTCCAGAGCGGAACCAGCAGGCCAACTTCAGCCCCATCAACGTGGGCGCGCGGACCATTCAGGCCGCCACCGATTTCGGCGGCGTGCTGGAAGCCATCGTGAAGGTCGCGGCCACTGAGACCAAGCTGCGGCGCATCGGTGAGGAGATCAAGAAGACCTCCCGGCGCGTGAACGCTCTGGAACAGGTCGTGATCCCGGGTATTCAGGACGACATCCGCTTCATCCGCGGTGTTCTGGACCAGCGCGAGCGCGAGGCCAGCTTCACGCTCAAGAAGATCAAGGCCAAGCTCGAAGCCGACAACGAGAAGCAGAATGCCCAGGCGGGCAATCACGGCAGCGCTGCCGACTGA
- a CDS encoding V-type ATP synthase subunit B, translated as MTLLQKEYNDVAYISGPLLFVNAASDLAYGAIVNIKDGNGKIRGGQVISVTDQNAVIQVFEETRGLDLATASVSLVEDVARLGVSKEMIGRRFDGLGRPIDGLPAVIAEQRLSINGQPMNPAARAKPEEFIQTGISTIDVQTSLIRGQKLPIFSGSGLPHNELAAQIARQAKVPGHEGDFAVVFAAMGLTQREVSFFTQEFERTGALARSVLFLNKADDPAVERLLTPRMALTTAEYLAFEKGYHVLVILTDLTNYCEALREIGGAREEIPGRRGFPGYMYTDLAGLYERAGVVQGKPGSVTQVPILSMPDDDITHPIPDLTGYITEGQIVVDRALNSKGVFPPINPLPSLSRLQGNGIGKGKTRADHKNVSDQLFAAYANGLDLRKLVAITGEDALTDTDKLYLKFADDFETYFIGQGDQDRSIDDSLTVAWGILSKLPQSQLTRLSKDSIDKFYGQKVDEMWKGGRSTSI; from the coding sequence GTGACCCTGCTCCAGAAGGAATACAACGACGTCGCGTACATCTCCGGGCCGCTGCTGTTCGTGAACGCCGCCAGCGACCTGGCCTACGGCGCCATCGTGAACATTAAGGACGGCAACGGCAAGATCCGCGGTGGGCAGGTCATCAGCGTGACCGATCAGAACGCCGTGATCCAGGTGTTCGAGGAAACCCGTGGCCTGGACCTTGCCACCGCCTCGGTGAGCCTCGTCGAAGACGTGGCCCGCCTCGGCGTGAGCAAGGAAATGATCGGCCGCCGTTTCGACGGCCTGGGCCGCCCCATCGACGGTCTGCCGGCTGTGATCGCCGAGCAGCGCCTCTCGATCAACGGCCAGCCGATGAACCCCGCCGCGCGCGCCAAGCCCGAGGAGTTCATTCAGACTGGCATCAGCACCATCGACGTGCAGACCAGCCTGATCCGTGGGCAGAAGCTCCCGATCTTCTCGGGCTCGGGCCTCCCGCACAACGAGCTGGCCGCCCAGATCGCGCGTCAGGCGAAGGTGCCCGGCCACGAGGGCGACTTCGCGGTGGTTTTCGCGGCGATGGGCCTGACCCAGCGCGAAGTGTCCTTCTTCACGCAGGAGTTCGAGCGCACGGGCGCTCTGGCCCGTTCGGTCCTCTTCCTGAACAAGGCCGACGATCCGGCGGTCGAGCGTCTGCTCACCCCCCGCATGGCGCTCACCACGGCCGAGTACCTCGCCTTCGAGAAGGGCTACCACGTCCTGGTGATCCTCACCGACTTGACGAACTACTGCGAGGCGCTGCGTGAAATCGGCGGTGCTCGTGAAGAGATCCCCGGTCGGCGCGGCTTCCCTGGCTACATGTACACCGATCTCGCGGGCCTGTACGAGCGCGCAGGTGTGGTGCAGGGCAAGCCCGGCTCGGTCACGCAGGTGCCGATCCTCTCGATGCCCGACGACGACATCACGCACCCCATCCCCGACCTGACCGGTTACATTACCGAAGGCCAAATCGTCGTGGACCGCGCCCTGAACTCCAAGGGTGTGTTCCCGCCCATCAACCCGCTGCCCAGCCTCTCGCGTCTGCAGGGCAACGGCATCGGCAAGGGCAAGACCCGCGCCGACCACAAGAACGTGTCGGACCAGCTGTTTGCGGCCTACGCCAACGGGCTGGACCTGCGTAAGCTCGTGGCGATCACGGGTGAAGACGCGCTGACCGACACAGACAAGCTGTACCTCAAGTTTGCCGACGATTTCGAGACCTACTTCATCGGCCAGGGCGACCAGGACCGCAGCATCGACGACAGCCTCACGGTCGCCTGGGGCATCCTCAGCAAGCTGCCGCAGAGCCAGCTCACCCGTCTGTCCAAGGACTCGATCGACAAGTTCTACGGGCAGAAGGTCGACGAGATGTGGAAGGGCGGCCGCAGCACCAGCATCTGA
- a CDS encoding V-type ATP synthase subunit A gives MTQQQKGVVQSIAGPAVIADGMYGAKMYDIVRVGTERLVGEIIRLDGNTAFVQVYEDTSGLTVGEPVETTGLPLSVELGPGMLNGIYDGIQRPLDKIREASGDFIARGIEVSSLDREKKWAFTPSVSAGDSVTGSSILGTVPEFSFTHKILTPPEKSGKLSWIAPAGEYNIDETIARLEDGSELRLAHFWPVRAPRPVQKKLDPSLPFLTGMRILDVLFPLVMGGAAAIPGPFGSGKTVTQQSVAKYGNADIVVYVGCGERGNEMTDVLVEFPELEDPKTGNPLMQRTILIANTSNMPVAAREASVYTGVTLAEYFRDQGYSVSLMADSTSRWAEALREISSRLEEMPAEEGYPPYLGAKLAAFYERAGAVKTLAGEDGAVSVIGAVSPAGGDMSEPVTQATLRITGAFWRLDAGLARRRHFPAINWNGSYSLFTPILDKWYRENVGQDFPELRQRIGNILQQEASLQEVVQLVGPDALQDNERLIIETGRMLRQDFLQQNGFDPVDASASMPKNYGLMKMFLKFYDEADTALKSGATIDEIIQNPVIEKLARARYTPEDQFLAYGEGVMDELDQTFKAVKA, from the coding sequence ATGACGCAACAGCAAAAGGGCGTCGTGCAGAGCATCGCCGGTCCCGCCGTCATCGCCGACGGTATGTACGGCGCGAAGATGTACGACATCGTGCGCGTGGGGACCGAGCGCCTCGTGGGCGAGATCATCCGCCTCGACGGCAACACCGCCTTCGTGCAGGTGTATGAAGACACGTCCGGCCTCACGGTCGGCGAACCCGTCGAGACCACCGGCCTGCCCCTCTCGGTCGAACTCGGGCCGGGCATGCTCAACGGCATCTACGACGGCATCCAGCGTCCGCTGGACAAGATCCGTGAGGCCTCGGGCGACTTCATCGCGCGCGGTATCGAGGTCTCCTCCCTCGACCGCGAGAAGAAGTGGGCCTTCACGCCTAGCGTTTCGGCCGGCGACAGCGTGACGGGCAGCAGCATTCTGGGTACCGTTCCGGAGTTCAGCTTCACCCATAAGATCCTGACCCCCCCCGAGAAGTCGGGCAAGCTCAGCTGGATCGCCCCTGCGGGCGAGTACAACATCGACGAGACGATCGCCCGTCTCGAAGACGGCAGCGAACTGCGCCTGGCCCACTTCTGGCCCGTGCGCGCGCCCCGCCCCGTGCAGAAGAAGCTCGATCCCAGCCTGCCGTTCCTCACGGGGATGCGCATTCTGGACGTGCTGTTTCCCCTGGTCATGGGCGGCGCAGCGGCCATCCCCGGTCCCTTCGGCTCGGGCAAGACGGTCACGCAGCAGTCGGTCGCCAAGTACGGCAACGCCGACATCGTGGTGTACGTGGGCTGCGGCGAGCGCGGCAACGAGATGACGGACGTGCTCGTCGAGTTCCCGGAACTGGAAGACCCCAAGACCGGCAACCCCCTGATGCAGCGCACCATCCTGATCGCCAACACCTCGAATATGCCGGTGGCCGCGCGTGAAGCCTCGGTGTACACGGGCGTGACCCTGGCCGAGTACTTCCGCGACCAGGGCTACAGCGTCTCGCTGATGGCCGACAGCACCTCCCGCTGGGCCGAGGCGCTGCGCGAAATCTCCTCGCGCCTCGAAGAAATGCCCGCCGAAGAAGGCTACCCGCCCTACCTGGGCGCCAAGCTCGCGGCCTTCTATGAGCGTGCCGGGGCCGTCAAGACCCTGGCCGGCGAAGACGGCGCGGTCAGTGTGATCGGCGCGGTGTCGCCCGCCGGCGGCGACATGTCCGAACCCGTCACGCAGGCCACGCTGCGCATCACGGGCGCCTTCTGGCGTCTGGACGCGGGCCTCGCGCGCCGCCGCCACTTCCCGGCGATCAACTGGAACGGCTCCTACAGCCTGTTCACGCCGATCCTCGACAAGTGGTACCGCGAGAACGTCGGTCAGGACTTCCCCGAACTGCGCCAGCGCATCGGCAACATCCTCCAGCAGGAAGCCTCGCTGCAGGAAGTCGTGCAGCTCGTTGGCCCCGACGCCCTGCAGGACAACGAGCGCCTCATCATCGAGACGGGCCGCATGCTGCGCCAGGATTTCCTCCAGCAGAATGGCTTCGACCCGGTGGACGCCTCGGCCTCCATGCCCAAGAACTACGGTCTCATGAAGATGTTCCTGAAGTTCTACGACGAGGCCGACACGGCCCTCAAGAGCGGCGCGACCATTGACGAGATCATCCAGAACCCGGTCATCGAGAAGCTGGCCCGCGCGCGCTACACCCCCGAAGACCAGTTCCTGGCCTACGGCGAGGGCGTGATGGACGAACTCGACCAGACCTTTAAGGCGGTGAAAGCGTGA
- a CDS encoding V-type ATP synthase subunit F — protein MTAKTAAQRVAVLSDAETATGYRLAGAEVLEATPQTAVAALERAINTGNYGLIAVDTGLIPDPVTATARVMRGRDLPILLPIPSLRDAFSTDTVDAKAYMGKLVRDTIGFDIKL, from the coding sequence ATGACCGCCAAGACTGCGGCCCAGCGTGTGGCTGTCCTCAGCGACGCCGAAACGGCCACCGGCTACCGTCTCGCGGGCGCCGAAGTGCTCGAAGCGACGCCCCAGACGGCGGTCGCGGCGCTCGAACGTGCGATCAACACCGGCAACTACGGTCTGATCGCCGTCGATACCGGCCTGATTCCCGATCCGGTCACGGCGACGGCCCGCGTCATGCGCGGGCGCGATCTGCCGATCCTGCTGCCGATTCCCAGCCTGCGCGACGCTTTTTCCACCGACACGGTGGACGCCAAGGCCTATATGGGCAAGCTGGTCCGCGACACCATCGGGTTCGACATCAAACTGTGA
- a CDS encoding V-type ATPase subunit, giving the protein MPDDYAYINTRVRVMRTKLLDGRALDAALAAGSYQEFLRVLAETELAPQMRETTAEGAGLPELDRALSQNLFAASQRVLNFADGDAKREIQALLMRWDLVNLKTVARGVVSGRGAEAILQNLVPGGTIKPAALQTAAQSTDLPSAAAAIAVSGHPLAGAMRAGASAYAASSRLLDLEVALDQGYYRHALNVARNTSLRRYLSREIDVTNALTARSARGQALDPNLFVAGGTLNAGGFGRLSGGDAGGSGDIAAILEAPGLEEAEGAARVALDNAARNASAGDPEGVGVILDFLRRKEIEIAKLRLIGRGKFYNLPTEALRREVQA; this is encoded by the coding sequence ATGCCCGACGACTACGCCTACATCAATACGCGCGTGCGTGTCATGCGCACCAAGCTGCTCGACGGGCGTGCCCTTGACGCGGCGCTCGCGGCGGGCAGCTACCAGGAATTCCTGCGTGTTCTCGCCGAGACGGAACTCGCGCCTCAGATGCGCGAGACGACCGCCGAGGGCGCAGGTCTGCCCGAACTCGACCGTGCCCTGTCGCAGAACCTCTTTGCCGCCAGTCAGCGCGTGCTGAACTTCGCCGATGGCGACGCCAAGCGCGAAATCCAGGCCCTGCTGATGCGCTGGGACCTCGTCAACCTCAAGACCGTCGCCCGCGGCGTCGTCAGCGGACGCGGGGCCGAGGCCATCTTGCAGAACCTGGTGCCCGGCGGCACCATCAAGCCCGCCGCCCTCCAGACTGCCGCGCAGAGCACCGACCTGCCCAGCGCCGCCGCCGCCATCGCGGTGAGCGGACACCCGCTGGCAGGAGCGATGCGTGCGGGGGCCAGTGCCTACGCGGCCAGCAGCCGCCTGCTCGACCTCGAAGTCGCGCTGGACCAGGGCTACTACCGCCACGCGCTGAACGTGGCCCGCAACACCAGCCTGCGCCGTTACCTTTCGCGCGAGATTGACGTGACCAACGCCCTGACGGCCCGCAGCGCGCGCGGTCAGGCGCTGGACCCCAATCTCTTCGTCGCGGGCGGCACCCTGAATGCGGGCGGTTTCGGCCGCCTGAGCGGTGGGGACGCCGGCGGGTCCGGCGACATCGCCGCGATTCTCGAAGCCCCTGGCCTCGAAGAAGCCGAAGGGGCGGCGCGCGTGGCTCTCGACAACGCCGCGCGCAACGCCTCGGCGGGCGACCCCGAGGGCGTGGGCGTCATTCTGGACTTCCTTCGCCGCAAGGAAATCGAGATCGCCAAACTGCGGCTCATCGGGCGCGGCAAGTTCTACAACCTGCCCACCGAAGCGCTGCGCCGGGAGGTGCAGGCATGA
- a CDS encoding V-type ATP synthase subunit E — MALDKLLENEAQSEIERIRAEARDRAEQIVAQAHEQARSLVESRERALESQRQAGMVRARSAADLEANASRLSAGEAGTAEVYELVQGYLGGVTAAPEYRDILARLIEQAREAIPGAEAVEVNPADVDLTRQIVTDLEVRGNPAIHGGARVVARGGKSGISNTLGGRLERVKADLAPQISRMLAE, encoded by the coding sequence ATGGCGCTCGACAAGCTCCTCGAAAACGAAGCGCAGTCGGAAATCGAGCGTATCCGCGCCGAGGCCCGTGACCGTGCCGAGCAGATCGTGGCGCAGGCCCATGAACAGGCCCGCAGCCTGGTCGAGAGCCGGGAACGCGCGCTGGAGTCGCAGCGGCAGGCCGGAATGGTGCGTGCCCGCTCGGCTGCCGATCTGGAAGCCAACGCCTCGCGCCTGAGCGCGGGCGAGGCCGGCACCGCCGAGGTCTACGAACTCGTGCAGGGCTACCTCGGCGGCGTGACGGCCGCGCCCGAGTATCGCGACATCCTGGCCCGCCTGATCGAACAGGCCCGTGAAGCGATTCCCGGCGCCGAAGCGGTCGAGGTCAACCCGGCCGATGTCGACCTGACCCGCCAGATCGTGACCGACCTCGAAGTGCGCGGCAACCCCGCCATTCACGGCGGCGCCCGTGTGGTCGCGCGCGGCGGCAAGAGCGGAATCAGCAACACGCTCGGCGGCCGCCTGGAACGTGTGAAGGCCGACCTCGCCCCCCAGATCAGCCGGATGCTGGCCGAGTAA
- a CDS encoding ATP synthase subunit K, whose amino-acid sequence MTKATKIVLASFVLALATVGFAQEAATANTVGGPDDMYRGLRAIGAGLALGLGAVGTGIAQARIGSSLVGAVAEDPSKAGSLLLYFLIPETLVIFGFLALFILN is encoded by the coding sequence ATGACCAAAGCCACCAAGATCGTCCTCGCCTCCTTCGTCCTCGCCCTCGCCACCGTCGGCTTCGCCCAGGAAGCGGCTACCGCCAACACCGTCGGCGGTCCCGACGATATGTACCGCGGTCTGCGTGCCATCGGCGCCGGCCTCGCGCTGGGCCTCGGCGCTGTGGGCACGGGTATTGCCCAGGCCCGCATCGGCTCCTCGCTCGTCGGCGCCGTCGCCGAGGACCCCAGCAAGGCCGGCTCGCTGCTGCTGTACTTCCTGATTCCCGAAACGCTCGTCATCTTCGGCTTCCTCGCGCTGTTCATCCTGAACTGA
- a CDS encoding V-type ATP synthase subunit I gives MINPMQQVVIAVRKRDSEAVIAALQDAGVLHLKPIVGGPLNTGSLAGQDAAHRREDERLLARAESTIAELGTYRPAPAPLPAQGEWERVVEQAAQPVSVLARERQEWQADQDAVSAYGDAVRALARMVGNLSGSRRLGLVPFLMQATDNPADLEGALRETLPERYALATEAVGSNRVGVIVTLRGERDAARAALSRVRLGELRLPGRFDRLTLGEAAAEMDAISGKGEARQRDLNARRDRLAQEHGPALYAVRDALKDRVAVHDVRAVSARGKYSLAMQGYVPGDAVPALQGALGRFGDAVSYELHPVDEHHDETIPVELKNNGYVRPFQVVMGLMSLPKYGTFDPTWVIAVFFPLFFGIIIADVGYGLLFLLFGLWLAGKARRNEGWDLSFFGAYVPPATLKDLSFVTMVMAAWSIVWGVLTGELFGTLGEHLHLFYVDPNIVNNLWGWTGIRAEAHGEVHSGLIPTVFPRLETDYFSNVALVFALLFGIGQVLWGWGIRIQQGIKHKDATHTWEGIALFGGVLALVMMAFATRAGKDFSAFGNFADPRVLVMYAGFIAFIIGYIRVAKQFPMLPIELLSQGGAVMSYARIFAVGLVSAILAKLCSDVGWSMYERIGFLGIIIGLVLGAALHFFVLALTLIGHIVQPLRLHMVEFLNPTGFNTETSPRYAPLRRLSPAATAPGQVK, from the coding sequence GTGATTAACCCCATGCAGCAGGTTGTGATCGCCGTTCGCAAGCGTGACAGCGAAGCGGTGATCGCGGCCCTGCAAGACGCCGGGGTACTGCACCTCAAGCCCATCGTGGGTGGCCCCCTGAACACCGGCAGCCTCGCCGGTCAGGACGCCGCTCACCGCCGCGAGGATGAGCGACTGCTCGCCCGCGCCGAGAGCACCATCGCCGAGCTCGGCACCTACCGCCCCGCCCCCGCCCCGCTGCCCGCCCAGGGCGAGTGGGAACGGGTCGTGGAGCAGGCCGCCCAGCCGGTCTCCGTCTTGGCGCGCGAGCGTCAGGAGTGGCAGGCCGATCAGGACGCCGTGTCGGCCTACGGCGACGCCGTACGTGCCCTGGCCCGGATGGTCGGCAACCTCAGCGGCAGCCGCCGTCTGGGGCTGGTGCCGTTCCTGATGCAGGCGACCGACAACCCCGCCGATCTGGAAGGCGCCCTGCGCGAGACGTTGCCCGAGCGCTATGCCCTGGCGACCGAAGCCGTGGGGAGCAACCGCGTCGGCGTGATCGTCACGCTGCGCGGCGAGCGCGACGCCGCCCGCGCGGCCCTGAGCCGCGTGCGCCTGGGCGAGCTGCGCCTGCCGGGGCGCTTCGACCGCCTCACGCTGGGCGAGGCCGCCGCCGAGATGGACGCCATCTCGGGGAAGGGCGAAGCCCGGCAGCGTGACCTCAATGCCCGCCGTGACCGGCTGGCACAGGAACACGGCCCGGCGCTGTATGCCGTGCGCGACGCCCTGAAGGACCGCGTGGCGGTGCACGACGTGCGCGCCGTATCGGCCCGTGGCAAGTACAGCCTCGCCATGCAGGGCTACGTGCCCGGCGACGCGGTGCCGGCCCTCCAGGGCGCGCTGGGCCGCTTCGGCGACGCGGTGAGCTACGAGCTACACCCGGTCGACGAGCACCACGACGAGACCATTCCGGTCGAACTCAAGAACAACGGCTACGTGCGGCCCTTCCAGGTCGTCATGGGTCTGATGAGCCTGCCCAAGTACGGCACCTTCGATCCCACCTGGGTCATCGCGGTGTTCTTCCCGCTGTTCTTCGGCATCATCATCGCGGACGTAGGTTACGGTCTGCTGTTCCTGCTCTTCGGCCTGTGGCTGGCGGGCAAGGCCCGGCGCAACGAGGGCTGGGACCTGTCCTTCTTCGGCGCGTACGTGCCGCCCGCCACCCTCAAGGACCTGAGCTTCGTGACCATGGTCATGGCCGCCTGGTCCATCGTGTGGGGCGTCCTGACCGGCGAGCTGTTCGGCACGCTGGGCGAGCACCTGCACCTGTTCTACGTCGACCCCAACATCGTGAACAACCTCTGGGGCTGGACCGGCATCCGCGCCGAGGCGCACGGTGAGGTTCACAGCGGCCTGATTCCGACCGTGTTCCCCCGTCTGGAAACCGACTACTTCAGCAACGTGGCCCTCGTGTTCGCGCTGCTCTTCGGGATCGGCCAGGTGCTGTGGGGCTGGGGCATCCGCATCCAGCAGGGGATCAAGCACAAGGACGCCACCCACACGTGGGAAGGCATCGCCCTGTTCGGCGGCGTACTGGCCCTCGTCATGATGGCCTTCGCCACCCGCGCCGGCAAGGACTTCAGCGCCTTCGGCAACTTCGCCGACCCGCGCGTACTGGTCATGTATGCGGGCTTCATCGCCTTCATCATCGGCTATATCCGTGTCGCCAAGCAGTTCCCCATGCTGCCCATCGAACTGCTATCGCAGGGCGGGGCTGTCATGAGCTACGCCCGTATCTTCGCTGTCGGTCTGGTGTCGGCCATCCTCGCCAAGCTGTGCAGCGACGTGGGCTGGAGCATGTATGAGCGCATCGGCTTCCTGGGCATCATCATCGGCCTCGTGCTGGGCGCCGCGCTGCACTTCTTCGTGCTCGCGCTGACCCTCATCGGGCACATCGTCCAGCCGCTGCGTCTTCACATGGTCGAGTTCCTGAACCCCACCGGGTTCAACACAGAGACCAGCCCCCGCTACGCCCCCCTCCGCCGCCTCAGCCCCGCAGCCACCGCGCCGGGGCAGGTCAAATAA
- a CDS encoding V-type ATPase subunit subunit G family protein, translating to MSELASREAALDAQIEAAREEARRAVDAAEQEAARVLQSAQAQVQAMQVAHEQALTAETSRIRDEARAQAEADSLSTRQKASGRVQQAAEHILRAVLP from the coding sequence TTGAGTGAACTTGCCAGCCGTGAAGCGGCGCTGGACGCGCAGATTGAGGCGGCCCGCGAGGAAGCTCGCCGCGCGGTGGACGCCGCCGAGCAGGAAGCGGCCCGCGTTCTCCAGAGCGCCCAGGCGCAGGTTCAGGCCATGCAGGTCGCCCACGAACAGGCCCTGACGGCCGAGACCTCGCGCATCCGCGACGAGGCCCGCGCCCAGGCGGAAGCCGACAGCCTGAGCACCCGTCAGAAGGCTTCGGGCCGGGTTCAGCAGGCCGCCGAGCACATCCTGAGGGCGGTGCTGCCGTGA